In Drosophila bipectinata strain 14024-0381.07 chromosome 2R, DbipHiC1v2, whole genome shotgun sequence, one genomic interval encodes:
- the LOC108125175 gene encoding uncharacterized protein — protein MFLRLFRSPNKILCVARGLGRGPLTAVNQMHQQRHLCHIGSRRMKWQIKFLKSLSSLRQRYCLWRLRRLLGVDFDEGGFLVGSRQAAATMIEAVRRSDWPCIRGCCTERGSADIYGLSRDQSSYNNLVRFQSEHLRHALPMRVVRQWIDGRRYVLVDMLFVGLRNLYDFPSIEEMEEMETQIQAVIPESEPHELEPLACRLVVAELVLTFCKELECEDTYEYYMELDSINNPDNPEAGWLVDAYRMHRFKVVSFSPATYNIRVREFPKPV, from the coding sequence atgtttttaaggCTTTTCCGTAGTCCCAACAAAATTTTGTGTGTTGCCCGGGGACTGGGTAGAGGACCACTGACCGCCGTCAACCAGATGCACCAACAGCGGCATCTGTGCCACATTGGGAGCCGGAGGATGAAGTGGCAGATTAAATTCCTGAAATCCCTGAGCAGCCTAAGGCAGCGGTACTGTCTGTGGCGCCTCCGCCGGCTACTGGGCGTGGACTTTGACGAGGGCGGCTTCCTGGTGGGCTCTCGCCAGGCGGCGGCCACCATGATCGAGGCCGTGCGCCGGTCAGACTGGCCCTGCATCCGGGGCTGCTGTACGGAACGCGGATCGGCAGACATCTACGGGCTGTCGCGGGACCAGAGCTCCTACAACAACCTGGTTCGCTTCCAGAGCGAGCATCTGCGACATGCTCTGCCGATGCGGGTAGTGCGGCAGTGGATCGACGGACGGCGCTACGTACTAGTGGACATGCTCTTCGTGGGCCTACGCAACCTCTATGACTTTCCTAGCATCGAGGAGATGGAGGAGATGGAGACGCAGATACAGGCAGTAATTCCAGAGTCTGAACCCCACGAGCTGGAACCCTTGGCCTGTCGGCTGGTCGTTGCCGAGCTTGTACTCACGTTTTGTAAGGAGCTGGAGTGCGAGGACACCTACGAGTATTATATGGAGCTGGATTCGATTAACAACCCGGACAATCCCGAGGCAGGCTGGCTGGTGGATGCCTACAGAATGCACCGCTTTAAGGTGGTCAGCTTTAGCCCGGCCACCTACAACATTCGGGTTCGCGAATTCCCAAAACCGGTTTAA